The Halobellus sp. MBLA0158 genome has a window encoding:
- a CDS encoding truncated hemoglobin, whose amino-acid sequence MAQSTLYERLGGREGIRAVVDDFYDRLLDDEEIGPFFADADLEMLRRTQTDFLCEAAGGPETYDAAPVREAHLHVPFTEAHIQRAVEHLADSLDAFDVPEDDAQLVIGAVADYEEELLARPDEET is encoded by the coding sequence ATGGCACAATCGACGCTGTACGAGCGGCTCGGCGGCCGCGAGGGGATCCGCGCCGTCGTCGACGACTTCTACGACCGACTGCTCGACGACGAGGAGATCGGTCCGTTCTTCGCGGACGCCGACCTCGAAATGCTCCGGCGGACCCAGACCGACTTCCTGTGTGAGGCCGCCGGCGGCCCGGAGACCTACGACGCGGCCCCCGTCCGGGAGGCGCACCTCCACGTTCCGTTCACCGAGGCGCACATCCAGCGGGCCGTAGAGCACCTCGCCGACAGCCTCGACGCCTTCGACGTCCCGGAGGACGACGCCCAGCTCGTGATCGGGGCCGTCGCCGACTACGAGGAGGAGCTGCTCGCGCGCCCGGACGAAGAGACGTAA
- a CDS encoding UPF0058 family protein — MKKQELIHLHGLLAEVHTQVEAWEDEEVPLEAYNELGVRPTSIHKSKTDHKAAVFKLVKGITSSMEEVEQDRVPAAAD, encoded by the coding sequence ATGAAGAAGCAGGAGCTCATCCACCTTCACGGCCTGCTTGCGGAGGTACACACACAGGTCGAGGCGTGGGAAGACGAGGAAGTACCGCTCGAAGCGTATAACGAACTCGGCGTCCGACCCACCTCGATCCACAAGTCGAAGACCGACCACAAAGCCGCCGTCTTCAAACTGGTCAAAGGAATCACCTCCTCGATGGAGGAAGTCGAGCAGGACCGCGTCCCAGCGGCCGCCGACTGA
- a CDS encoding DUF6517 family protein, which produces MAPNRRALVAVALAVLLATSGCIGFLTGDEALSFTAEPAAVADSAAQEAGYESNGTRSIEVNRTFEVAGQERRVVATNQLTGYTKSMELGPLGETEVGIFTVVSTPAVEVAGQTLNPIAQFSNQRLIQFVQQQYEGLSDVQQESSQNITVQGTETTVTKFSGTTTLQGQEVDVYVHVTKYRDGDDFILALGVYPQRLSGEEENVLSMMRAIEHPVED; this is translated from the coding sequence ATGGCACCGAACCGTCGCGCGTTGGTCGCCGTCGCGCTCGCAGTGCTGCTCGCGACGAGCGGCTGCATCGGCTTTCTCACGGGGGATGAGGCGCTTTCGTTCACGGCAGAGCCCGCGGCCGTCGCCGATTCGGCGGCCCAGGAGGCGGGCTATGAGTCCAACGGCACCCGGTCGATCGAGGTGAACCGCACCTTCGAGGTCGCCGGCCAAGAGCGTCGGGTCGTGGCCACTAACCAACTCACCGGGTACACGAAGAGTATGGAACTCGGGCCGCTAGGCGAGACCGAAGTCGGAATCTTCACCGTGGTCTCGACGCCCGCGGTCGAGGTCGCCGGTCAGACGCTCAACCCGATCGCACAGTTCTCGAATCAGCGGCTGATTCAGTTCGTCCAACAGCAGTACGAGGGGCTGAGCGACGTCCAGCAGGAGAGCTCGCAGAACATCACCGTCCAGGGGACCGAGACGACGGTGACGAAGTTCTCGGGGACCACGACGCTCCAGGGGCAGGAAGTCGACGTCTACGTCCACGTGACGAAGTACCGCGACGGCGACGACTTCATCCTCGCGCTGGGCGTCTACCCGCAGCGGCTGAGCGGCGAGGAGGAGAACGTCCTCTCGATGATGCGGGCGATCGAGCACCCGGTCGAGGACTGA
- a CDS encoding ATP-binding protein, with protein sequence MGDEPAGAHVDAVVHRVHRALVAADTRADLESASCRAFVGDEPYALAWIGVHDDATDRIVPTASAGEDASYLDGLAIQVHDAPTATEPSATALKTATTQVRRRLRTDPDAEPWRDRALAHGFESSIAIPLVTDWVAYGVLSLYSRRPDAFDDAESALLTELGETIATAIVGIEARTELEAQRDGLDLLNKVVRHDIRNTLQVISGYGDLLEPHVDADGADHLRRILTSAQSATELTHTAADLAEVMLERRRERTSVPLAETLEAQIADVETTFGPASITVDGSLPQVRVLADGMLPSVFRNLLKNAIQHNDAASPEVVVSAVADGETVTVRVADNGPGVPEHLRSTIFGQGAKGLASGGTGIGLYLVRTLVEAYGGSVALEDSESGAVFAVELPAA encoded by the coding sequence GTGGGTGACGAACCGGCGGGTGCCCACGTCGATGCGGTGGTCCATCGGGTCCACAGGGCGCTCGTCGCCGCGGATACGCGCGCAGATCTGGAGTCGGCGAGCTGTCGCGCCTTCGTCGGCGACGAGCCGTACGCGCTCGCGTGGATCGGCGTTCACGACGACGCGACCGACAGGATCGTCCCGACGGCGAGCGCGGGCGAGGACGCCTCCTACCTCGACGGGCTCGCGATCCAGGTCCACGACGCGCCGACCGCGACCGAGCCGAGCGCCACCGCCCTCAAAACCGCGACCACGCAGGTGCGTCGTCGCCTCCGAACGGACCCCGACGCCGAGCCGTGGCGCGATCGGGCCCTCGCCCACGGCTTCGAGTCGAGCATCGCGATCCCGCTCGTCACCGACTGGGTCGCCTACGGCGTGTTGAGCCTCTACTCGCGGCGGCCGGACGCCTTCGACGACGCCGAGAGCGCGCTGCTGACCGAACTCGGAGAGACCATCGCGACCGCGATCGTCGGGATCGAGGCCCGCACGGAACTCGAAGCCCAGCGCGACGGGCTGGACCTCCTGAACAAGGTCGTCCGCCACGACATCCGCAACACCCTCCAGGTCATCTCGGGGTACGGCGACCTCCTCGAACCCCACGTCGACGCCGACGGCGCGGATCACCTGCGGCGGATCCTCACGAGCGCGCAGTCGGCCACCGAACTCACCCACACCGCGGCCGACCTCGCGGAGGTGATGCTCGAACGGCGGCGCGAGCGGACGTCGGTGCCGCTGGCCGAGACGCTCGAAGCCCAGATCGCCGACGTCGAGACGACGTTCGGGCCGGCGTCGATCACCGTCGACGGGAGCCTCCCGCAGGTCCGGGTCCTCGCCGACGGGATGCTGCCGTCCGTCTTCCGGAACCTCCTGAAGAACGCCATCCAGCACAACGACGCGGCGTCCCCCGAGGTCGTCGTCTCCGCGGTCGCCGACGGCGAGACGGTCACGGTCAGGGTCGCCGACAACGGCCCGGGCGTCCCCGAGCACCTCCGATCGACGATCTTCGGGCAGGGGGCCAAGGGGCTCGCCAGCGGCGGGACCGGGATCGGGCTCTACCTCGTGCGGACGCTCGTCGAGGCCTACGGCGGGTCCGTCGCGCTCGAAGACAGCGAGTCGGGGGCGGTCTTCGCCGTCGAACTGCCGGCGGCGTGA
- a CDS encoding DNA-3-methyladenine glycosylase family protein, giving the protein MTASPTFESGAIPLSSIPGPFDLQATLESGQSYLWDRADGRMYESMDVHGGDAWYETVVPPIEGVSDEDVVVRVRQRDGALEWEATTDPVPLLTHLLRLDDDLDAIYDATPDDDLIESAYDAYRGMRLVRDPPFPCLISFICSAQMRVSRIHGMQTALAEAFGTRHEADGESFAAFPRPEQLAARTESELRDLKLGYRAPYVQQTARMVADGEAHPREAVGLPYEEARESLTRFVGVGDKVADCVLLFSLGYLEAVPLDTWIRSAIAEHYPDCDRGSYAETSRALRERLGGEYAGYAQTYLFYYLRARGA; this is encoded by the coding sequence ATGACCGCTTCGCCGACGTTCGAGTCCGGCGCGATCCCGCTGTCGTCGATTCCGGGCCCCTTCGACCTCCAGGCGACCCTGGAGAGCGGCCAGTCGTACCTCTGGGACCGCGCGGACGGGCGGATGTACGAGTCGATGGACGTCCACGGCGGCGACGCGTGGTACGAGACGGTCGTGCCGCCGATCGAGGGCGTCAGCGACGAGGACGTCGTCGTCCGCGTCCGCCAGCGCGACGGCGCCCTGGAGTGGGAGGCGACGACCGATCCCGTCCCGCTCCTGACGCACCTCCTCCGCTTGGACGACGACCTCGACGCGATCTACGACGCGACGCCCGACGACGACCTCATCGAGTCCGCCTACGACGCCTATCGGGGGATGCGGCTCGTCCGCGACCCGCCGTTTCCCTGCCTGATCTCGTTCATCTGCTCGGCGCAGATGCGCGTCTCGCGCATCCACGGGATGCAGACGGCGCTCGCCGAGGCGTTCGGCACGCGCCACGAGGCCGACGGCGAGTCGTTCGCGGCGTTCCCCCGCCCCGAGCAGCTGGCCGCCCGGACCGAATCGGAGCTCCGCGACCTCAAGCTCGGCTACCGCGCGCCCTACGTCCAGCAGACCGCCCGGATGGTCGCCGACGGCGAGGCCCACCCCCGCGAGGCGGTCGGCCTGCCGTACGAGGAGGCCCGCGAGTCGCTGACGCGGTTCGTCGGCGTCGGCGACAAGGTCGCCGACTGCGTCCTCCTCTTCTCGCTGGGCTACCTGGAGGCGGTCCCGCTGGACACCTGGATCCGGAGCGCGATCGCCGAGCACTACCCCGACTGCGACCGCGGGAGCTACGCGGAGACGTCGCGGGCGCTCCGCGAGCGGCTCGGCGGCGAGTACGCCGGCTATGCGCAGACGTACCTCTTCTACTACCTGCGGGCGCGCGGCGCGTAG
- the corA gene encoding magnesium/cobalt transporter CorA translates to MISAIVYDVGRVEHYTIESEADLREAREAAGTTWIRVSAPSLEEQQRVAEAFGLHPLSMEDVRDDVRPKTEEFDGHTFVLVKTAALERGETTFEEEIRTQPIGLFLGEDWLVTVTAEDRQVAVVSDVWQSVENQEGRTLKQGPDFAAYRVIDRTVTEYFALLDTVGETIEELEEAILSNPEEALIEDLNAVRRDLLSFRKVVWPMREAVGTLARGDADGVREETEKYYRDVYDHLVEIVDLTETYRDLTRGTRDIYLNVLSQSTNEVMKRLTVVATIFIPLTFVVGVYGMNFGDHATNLPELTWPFAYPAVVVGMALVTGILLVHFRREGWI, encoded by the coding sequence GTGATCTCGGCGATCGTCTACGACGTCGGACGCGTCGAACACTACACGATCGAGAGCGAGGCCGACCTCCGGGAGGCCAGGGAGGCGGCGGGGACGACCTGGATCCGGGTGAGCGCGCCGTCGCTGGAAGAACAGCAGCGAGTCGCCGAGGCGTTCGGGCTGCATCCGCTCTCGATGGAGGACGTCCGCGACGACGTCCGGCCGAAGACCGAGGAGTTCGACGGCCACACCTTCGTCCTCGTGAAGACGGCCGCGCTCGAACGCGGCGAGACGACCTTCGAAGAGGAGATCCGTACCCAGCCGATCGGGCTGTTCCTGGGCGAGGACTGGCTCGTGACCGTGACCGCCGAAGACCGGCAGGTCGCGGTCGTCTCGGACGTCTGGCAGTCCGTCGAAAATCAGGAGGGTCGGACCCTGAAACAGGGGCCGGACTTCGCGGCCTACCGCGTGATCGACCGCACGGTCACGGAGTACTTCGCGCTCTTGGACACCGTCGGCGAGACCATCGAGGAGCTCGAAGAGGCGATCCTCTCGAACCCCGAGGAGGCGCTCATCGAGGACCTCAACGCCGTCCGCCGGGATCTGCTCTCGTTCCGGAAGGTGGTCTGGCCGATGCGGGAGGCGGTGGGGACCCTCGCCAGGGGCGACGCCGACGGCGTGCGCGAGGAGACCGAGAAGTACTACCGCGACGTCTACGACCACCTCGTCGAGATCGTCGACCTCACCGAGACCTACCGGGACCTCACGCGCGGCACGCGGGACATCTACCTCAACGTCCTCTCCCAGTCGACGAACGAGGTGATGAAGCGCCTGACCGTCGTCGCGACCATCTTCATCCCGCTCACGTTCGTCGTCGGCGTCTACGGGATGAACTTCGGCGACCACGCGACGAACCTCCCCGAGCTGACCTGGCCGTTCGCCTACCCGGCGGTCGTGGTCGGGATGGCGCTCGTCACCGGCATCCTGCTCGTCCACTTCCGGCGGGAGGGGTGGATCTGA
- a CDS encoding mechanosensitive ion channel family protein translates to MVRRSVGYLSLVAAAVLAVASALVPSIGLLADAALGDIAVQPLVVRGLNAAAVLSATAGAYLVVESVLVARVANKRRSHDARNVLRLAFGAVAAVGVAGALTEQWLGVLFSLGVVGFAVTFALQQPLLSLIGWFYILVKRPYAVGDRVEIADTRGDVIEVGFLTTTLWEVGGRLVTSGQPSGRVVTVPNAQVLSAQVVNDTTLFEFVWTEVTIQVAYETDLAFAREVMVEEADALLGEEMRRGIKAYRNRLDRTAVDLDVREGPSVNVVQTESWVELRLRFLSRSRQATRNRNALYERILDRFNDEPERVKFPIGRNR, encoded by the coding sequence GTGGTACGTCGCTCCGTCGGTTACCTCTCGCTCGTCGCCGCCGCGGTGCTCGCGGTCGCGTCCGCGCTCGTCCCCTCGATCGGGCTGCTCGCCGACGCTGCGCTCGGCGACATCGCCGTCCAGCCGCTCGTCGTCCGCGGGCTGAACGCCGCCGCCGTGCTCTCGGCCACGGCCGGCGCCTACCTCGTCGTCGAGTCGGTGCTCGTCGCCCGCGTGGCGAACAAGCGCCGGAGTCACGACGCCCGCAACGTCCTCCGTCTCGCCTTCGGCGCGGTCGCAGCCGTCGGCGTCGCCGGCGCGCTCACAGAGCAGTGGCTCGGCGTCCTCTTCTCGCTTGGCGTCGTCGGCTTCGCCGTCACCTTCGCGCTCCAGCAGCCGCTGCTCTCGCTCATCGGGTGGTTCTACATCCTGGTGAAGCGCCCCTACGCGGTGGGCGACCGGGTCGAGATCGCCGACACCCGCGGCGACGTCATCGAGGTGGGCTTCCTCACGACGACGCTGTGGGAGGTCGGCGGCCGGCTGGTGACGTCGGGCCAGCCCTCCGGCCGGGTCGTGACCGTCCCCAACGCGCAGGTGCTGTCGGCGCAGGTCGTCAACGACACGACGCTCTTCGAGTTCGTCTGGACCGAGGTGACGATCCAGGTGGCCTACGAGACCGATCTCGCGTTCGCCCGCGAGGTGATGGTCGAGGAGGCGGACGCGCTCTTGGGCGAGGAGATGCGCCGCGGCATCAAGGCCTACCGGAACCGCCTCGATCGCACCGCCGTCGACCTGGACGTGCGCGAGGGCCCCTCCGTCAACGTCGTCCAGACCGAGTCGTGGGTCGAACTCCGGCTCCGCTTCCTCTCGCGGTCGCGGCAGGCGACCCGCAACCGCAACGCGCTCTACGAGCGGATTCTCGATCGCTTCAACGACGAGCCCGAGCGCGTGAAGTTCCCGATCGGGCGGAACCGGTAG
- the malQ gene encoding 4-alpha-glucanotransferase, with translation MQFDRRAGVFLHVTALPGPHGIGDLGEGARRFLDWLAAAEQSYWQFCPLGPTASVHGDSPYQAYSAFAGNPLLVSLDRLVAAGHLDESDLEPVPEFSAHEVDYDRVREYKTDRLRTAAERFHAGDGPGVDEDERDAFARFRERESAWLADYALFMALRTRHDGAWTSWPEPIRARDSEALAAAREDLADEIAYREYVQFVFDRQWRAVRSYAHDRGVDLVGDLPIYVALDSADVWANPEVFDLDADGRPAAVAGVPPNPGDDGQRWGNPVYDWETLRANDYGWWVRRLERLFDLADVTRIDHFKGFDEFWAIPAEADSPAAGEWRDAPGHDLFETLQRRLGDLPFVVEDLGFLDQGLVDLRDRFGFPSMRVPHYADWCREGDMYQPMHYPENSVAYTSTHDTDTLVGYYESLSDEQRSCLEYNIGAGAELTWSMIEAVWRSDSVLAFTTMQDVLGLDSHARFNEPGTTDGNWAWRATDAAFDEDLAARLARVTDEHIRN, from the coding sequence ATGCAGTTCGATCGACGCGCCGGCGTCTTCCTCCACGTCACCGCGCTGCCCGGCCCGCACGGGATCGGCGACCTGGGCGAGGGCGCCCGGCGGTTCCTCGACTGGCTCGCGGCCGCCGAGCAGTCCTACTGGCAGTTCTGCCCGCTGGGGCCGACGGCGTCGGTCCACGGCGACTCGCCGTACCAGGCGTACTCGGCGTTCGCGGGGAATCCGCTCCTTGTGAGCCTCGACCGACTCGTCGCGGCCGGACACCTCGACGAGTCTGACCTGGAGCCGGTCCCCGAGTTCTCGGCCCACGAGGTCGACTACGACCGCGTCCGCGAGTACAAGACCGACCGCCTCCGGACCGCGGCGGAGCGCTTCCACGCCGGCGACGGGCCGGGCGTAGACGAGGACGAACGCGACGCCTTCGCGCGCTTCCGCGAACGCGAGTCCGCGTGGCTCGCCGACTACGCGCTGTTTATGGCGCTCCGAACGCGCCACGACGGCGCGTGGACGTCGTGGCCGGAGCCGATCCGGGCCCGCGACTCCGAGGCGCTCGCGGCCGCACGCGAGGACCTCGCCGACGAGATCGCCTACCGGGAGTACGTCCAGTTCGTCTTCGACCGACAGTGGCGGGCCGTCCGCTCGTACGCCCACGACCGCGGCGTCGACCTCGTCGGCGACCTCCCGATCTACGTCGCCCTCGACAGCGCCGACGTCTGGGCGAACCCCGAGGTCTTCGACCTCGACGCGGACGGCCGTCCCGCGGCCGTCGCGGGCGTTCCGCCGAATCCGGGCGACGACGGTCAGCGGTGGGGGAACCCGGTCTACGACTGGGAGACGCTCCGCGCGAACGACTACGGCTGGTGGGTCCGGCGGCTGGAGCGGCTCTTCGACCTCGCCGACGTCACCCGCATCGACCACTTCAAGGGGTTCGACGAGTTCTGGGCGATCCCCGCCGAGGCGGACTCGCCCGCGGCGGGCGAGTGGCGCGACGCGCCCGGTCACGACCTCTTCGAGACCCTCCAGCGACGGCTCGGCGACCTCCCGTTCGTCGTCGAGGACCTCGGCTTCCTGGACCAGGGGCTCGTCGACCTCCGGGACCGGTTCGGCTTCCCGTCGATGCGGGTGCCGCACTACGCCGACTGGTGCCGCGAGGGCGATATGTACCAGCCGATGCACTACCCCGAGAACAGCGTCGCCTACACCTCGACCCACGACACCGACACCCTCGTTGGCTACTACGAATCGCTGTCGGACGAGCAGCGCAGCTGCCTGGAGTACAACATCGGCGCCGGCGCGGAGCTCACCTGGTCGATGATCGAGGCGGTCTGGCGCTCGGACTCGGTGCTGGCGTTCACGACGATGCAGGACGTCCTCGGCCTCGACTCCCACGCGCGGTTCAACGAGCCGGGGACGACCGACGGGAACTGGGCGTGGCGCGCCACCGACGCGGCGTTCGACGAGGACCTGGCCGCGCGGCTCGCCCGCGTGACCGACGAGCACATCCGGAACTGA
- a CDS encoding NOP5/NOP56 family protein gives MTDERPARAGWFADVDPGNVDAAAAAVREGSADRPRAWPSEAVAAGFADDEDAYYDALRAATLRATREAVAERERADDQQLKHAVRAMDDVERTANELAERLAEWAGSVDRDVPAGIDGAREVAAWSPETPAEERIVSLAEHVVDLDAERAELRSFVESHAPEAAPNLAAMAGPVLAARLISLAGGLEPLAKKPAGTVQVLGAEDALFAHLRGRGSSPKHGVIFTHEHVRGTHPEHRGSAARAFAGKLALAARIDHYSGEYKQSVHDDLEDRMATIRAREGGDE, from the coding sequence ATGACCGACGAGCGTCCCGCACGGGCCGGGTGGTTCGCCGACGTCGACCCCGGCAACGTCGACGCGGCCGCGGCGGCCGTCCGGGAGGGATCGGCCGACCGCCCCCGCGCGTGGCCGAGCGAGGCCGTGGCGGCGGGGTTCGCGGACGACGAAGACGCGTACTACGACGCGCTCCGGGCGGCGACCCTCCGGGCGACCCGCGAGGCCGTCGCCGAGCGCGAGCGCGCCGACGACCAGCAGCTGAAACACGCCGTCCGCGCGATGGACGACGTCGAGCGGACCGCGAACGAGCTCGCAGAGCGGCTCGCCGAGTGGGCCGGCTCCGTCGACCGCGACGTCCCCGCCGGGATCGACGGCGCGCGCGAGGTCGCCGCGTGGTCGCCCGAGACGCCCGCCGAGGAGCGGATCGTCTCACTGGCCGAGCACGTCGTCGACCTCGACGCCGAGCGCGCCGAGCTCCGGTCGTTCGTCGAGTCCCACGCGCCGGAGGCGGCGCCGAACCTCGCGGCGATGGCCGGCCCCGTCCTGGCGGCGCGGCTGATCTCGCTCGCGGGCGGCCTGGAGCCGCTGGCGAAGAAGCCCGCGGGGACGGTGCAGGTGCTCGGCGCCGAGGACGCGCTGTTCGCGCACCTCCGCGGCCGGGGCTCCTCGCCGAAGCACGGCGTCATCTTCACCCACGAGCACGTCCGCGGGACGCACCCCGAACACCGCGGGTCGGCCGCGCGCGCCTTCGCGGGCAAGCTCGCGCTCGCGGCGCGGATCGACCACTACTCGGGCGAGTACAAGCAGTCGGTCCACGACGACCTCGAAGACCGGATGGCGACGATCCGCGCGCGGGAGGGCGGCGATGAGTGA
- a CDS encoding transcription initiation factor IIB, which translates to MSDTRTTEHVEDRNAPETERTRTDEQEHEHRHEHEAEQASEEERVCPECSGTLITDSARGETVCADCGLVVDEDSIDRGPEWRAFDSAERDRKSRVGAPTTNLMHDKGLSTNIGWQNKDAYGNSLSARQREQMQRLRTWNERFRTRDSKERNLKQALGEIDRMASALGLPENVRETASVIYRRALSEDLLPGRSIEGVATAALYAAARQAGTPRSLDEIKRVSRVDKMELTRTYRYIVRELKLEVEPADPEQYVPRFASDLDLSDEAERTARELLKKAKRAAIHSGKSPVGLAAAAVYAAALLTNEKVTQSQVSEVADVSEVTIRNRYKELLEVEEPDDAGAVA; encoded by the coding sequence ATGAGTGACACACGCACCACAGAACACGTAGAGGACCGCAACGCGCCGGAGACGGAGCGAACGCGGACGGACGAACAGGAACACGAACACCGACACGAACACGAGGCCGAACAGGCGAGCGAGGAAGAGCGCGTCTGCCCCGAGTGTAGCGGCACGCTCATCACGGACAGCGCCCGCGGCGAGACGGTCTGTGCGGACTGCGGACTGGTCGTCGACGAGGACTCGATCGACCGCGGCCCCGAGTGGCGCGCCTTCGACAGCGCCGAGCGGGACCGCAAGTCCCGCGTGGGCGCGCCGACGACGAACCTGATGCACGACAAGGGCCTGTCGACCAACATCGGCTGGCAGAACAAAGACGCCTACGGCAACTCCCTGTCGGCGCGCCAGCGCGAGCAGATGCAGCGGCTGCGCACCTGGAACGAGCGGTTCCGCACTCGCGACTCGAAAGAGCGCAACCTCAAGCAGGCGCTCGGCGAGATCGACCGGATGGCCTCGGCCCTGGGCCTCCCCGAGAACGTCCGGGAGACGGCATCGGTCATCTACCGCCGCGCGCTCAGCGAGGACCTGCTGCCCGGCCGCTCCATCGAGGGCGTCGCGACCGCGGCCCTCTATGCGGCCGCGCGCCAGGCGGGAACGCCGCGCTCGCTCGACGAGATCAAGCGCGTCTCCCGCGTGGACAAGATGGAGCTGACCCGGACGTACCGCTACATCGTCCGCGAGCTCAAGCTGGAGGTAGAGCCCGCCGACCCCGAGCAGTACGTCCCGCGGTTCGCCTCGGACCTCGACCTCTCGGACGAGGCCGAGCGGACGGCCCGCGAACTGCTCAAGAAGGCAAAGCGCGCGGCCATCCACTCCGGGAAGTCGCCGGTCGGCCTCGCGGCGGCCGCGGTCTACGCCGCGGCCCTGCTGACGAACGAGAAGGTGACCCAGAGCCAGGTCAGCGAGGTCGCCGACGTCTCCGAGGTGACGATCCGGAACCGCTACAAGGAGCTCCTGGAAGTCGAAGAGCCAGACGACGCCGGCGCGGTCGCGTAG
- a CDS encoding translation initiation factor IF-2 subunit beta: MDYEDQLDRALEQAPEIAEGGERFEVPDPDVRPEGNVTVWENFEATHDRLARDPDHLVRFMQSELGTSAQIDDRDRARFTGDFKQRRVADALDAYVEDFVTCSECASPDTRLVEEQGTTVLKCDACGALSSVPDL; the protein is encoded by the coding sequence ATGGACTACGAGGACCAACTCGACCGAGCGCTCGAACAGGCTCCCGAGATCGCCGAAGGCGGCGAGCGGTTCGAGGTCCCCGACCCGGACGTCCGCCCCGAAGGGAACGTCACGGTCTGGGAGAACTTCGAGGCGACACACGATCGCCTCGCGCGCGACCCCGATCACCTGGTCCGGTTTATGCAGTCCGAACTCGGAACGAGCGCGCAGATCGACGACCGCGACCGCGCCCGCTTCACCGGCGACTTCAAACAGCGGCGCGTCGCGGACGCGCTCGACGCCTACGTCGAGGATTTCGTCACCTGCAGCGAATGCGCCTCTCCGGACACGCGACTCGTCGAAGAACAGGGGACGACCGTGCTGAAATGCGACGCCTGCGGCGCGCTCTCGTCGGTTCCCGACCTCTGA
- a CDS encoding DUF7836 family putative zinc-binding protein — protein sequence MVEAFVRLLCPECSKDWEAQPTALPGHRENFTCSACGATRRLAEFMRTEHDLETVKQFE from the coding sequence ATGGTCGAAGCGTTTGTGCGGCTGTTGTGTCCCGAGTGCAGCAAAGACTGGGAGGCCCAACCGACGGCGCTCCCCGGTCACCGCGAGAACTTCACGTGTTCGGCCTGCGGGGCGACCCGCCGGCTCGCGGAGTTTATGCGGACCGAACACGACCTCGAAACCGTAAAACAGTTCGAGTAA
- a CDS encoding DUF555 domain-containing protein codes for MDCRVVVEAAIPVYDVTTPDEAIRIAISKTGEMLNPDLSYVEISMGSRTSPDGEELPPAFIAADEALVALELEMTVFNVEQQEHASRIARKEIGQRLENVPLKVLSVETVEDADDEEDDHGDGADDGDDATGDDGDEDDDLIPEFDDLVEDG; via the coding sequence ATGGACTGCAGAGTCGTCGTTGAGGCCGCCATCCCGGTGTACGACGTGACGACGCCCGACGAGGCGATCCGTATCGCCATCTCGAAGACGGGCGAGATGCTCAACCCCGACCTGAGCTACGTCGAGATCTCGATGGGGTCGCGGACCTCGCCCGACGGCGAGGAACTCCCGCCCGCGTTCATCGCCGCCGACGAGGCCCTCGTCGCCCTCGAACTGGAGATGACGGTGTTCAACGTCGAGCAGCAGGAACACGCCTCCCGGATCGCCCGCAAGGAGATCGGCCAGCGCCTCGAAAACGTCCCGCTCAAGGTGCTCTCCGTCGAGACCGTCGAGGACGCGGACGACGAGGAAGACGACCACGGCGACGGAGCGGACGACGGCGACGACGCCACGGGCGACGACGGAGACGAAGACGACGATCTCATCCCCGAGTTCGACGACCTGGTCGAAGACGGGTGA